The Streptomyces durmitorensis genome contains the following window.
GCTGCCGGAAGGCTCCCGTCATCGCGGTCGCCGTGACCGACGCCATGTTGAGCGGGTTCATCTGCACCTCGCCCTGGCCGATCATGTTCATCGCGCGGTCGCCGCCCCCGGACGCGGGGACCGAGCCGTCCACCGTCCGGATGCCCACCTTCCAGTCGAGGCCAAGGCCGAACCGGTTCTGCGCCTCCTCGCTGAGGGTCCCGTCCGTCATGCCTTCCTCGTCGACCAGCTTCACGAACGCGGTGTTGCAGGAGCGCGCGAAGCTGTCCGCCAGGGTCGCGTTCTCGTCCGGGGCCAGGCCCGGCAGGTTGCTGACCGTGCGGCTCTGCCAGGTCGCGCTGTCCGGGCAGGGCGCGGGACCGCTCGCCTTCGCCACGCCCTTGTCGATGAGCGTCGCCGCCGAGACGATCTTCATCGTCGAGCCCGGGGCCATCTTGCCCTCGAAGGCCGCGTTGAACTCGTCCTGCCGGTGGTTGGCCACCGCCAGGACCTCGCCGGAGCTCGGCCGCACGGCGACCACCGAGGAGTTCGCGTGCCGCGCCACCGCCTTCTCCGCGGCGCGCTGCGCGGGCGCGCTCAGCGTCGTCCTCAACTGGCCCGCCTTGCCCTTGGCGAGCGTGAGGAGCGTCTCGGTTCCCGCGGCTTCATCGTCCGCGTCCCCGTGCTGGACGTAGAGCTCGACGCCGGGGGTGCCGCCCGCCTTGTCGCCGTACTTCGCGCGCAGCTGGTCAAGGACCGGGCCGAGCGACGGGTAGTCCTTCTTGTCCAGGACCGTGCCGTGCCGGTCGACGGCCTGGATGGGAGGCGCCGCGGCCTCGCCGGTCCGCAGGGTGTCGTCCCTCTTCAGGTCCGGGTGGACGACCGAGGGGTCCCAGTCGACGAGCGCGCGGCCGGTGGTCTCGCCGCGCACGACGGTCAGTTCGGAGTCGTAGGCGAGCGCCTTGGTCTTCCCCTTGTGCGACACCGTGGCCCGGACGGAGAACGGCACGATCGTGCCGGTCGCCCTGCCCGGTGTGAGCTTCACCTTCGTCAGGTGGGCGTCCTCGCGGTAGCCGGTCAGGATCTTCGAGGCCACTTCGGCGTTGTTCGTGTACGAAGCGGCTTCCTCGGCATCGCCCTTGGCCCACGCGGTGAAGAACTTCTCCGTCGTCGCGCCGATCTCGCCGCTCGTCGGCGGCCCCGTCTTCACGGCCGCCGGGCCCGCGGCCGGCGAACCGCCGCCCCCGGTCACGCCGTTCACCAGGTTGTACGCGCCGTACCCGGCGCCCCCCACCATGACTGCGAACACCCCGCCGACCAGAGTGACCTTTACCCCTTTGCGCATCGCGCGCCCCCTCCCCAGGAGCCCTCCCGAATGCGTCCGGGAGGGTGGTTCGCCCCGAACCCTAAGCGGAGGAGGTGACGTACGAGGGAGCTGTTATCCGAAGGTGTCCAAGGTGCCCACTACATGGACATCGATGGCCCCCATGTCCTAGACCCACGTGTCCAGGAGCATGCGGGCCCGCCAGGAGTCGATGGGAATGGCCTGGCCGGTGTAAATGGGCCAGAACCAGATGAAGTTCCAGAGGATCAGGAGCACCAGGACGCCCGATGCCGCGGCGCCCACGACCCGCCGCCGTTCGCTGGAGCCGGGCGGGCCCAGGATCGCGCCGATCATCATCGCCACCGCGAGGCAGAGGAACGGCACGAAGACGACGGCGTAGAAGAAGAAGATCGTCCGCTCCTGGTACATGAACCACGGCAGATAACCCGCCGCGATCCCGCACACGATCGCCCCCGCGCGCCAGTCACGGCGGAACACCCACCGCCACAGCACGTAGAGCAGCGCGAACGCCCCCGCCCACCACAGCATCGGAGTGCCGAGCGCGAGGACCTCGCGGGCGCACTTCTCGGCGGTGCCTGCGGGGCAGCCGTCCTTGCCGGGCAGCGGCGACTCGTAGAAGTACGAGACGGGGCGGCCGTCGACGATCCAGCTCCACGGGTTCGACTGGTACGTGTGCGGCGAGGAGAGCCCCACGTGGAAGTCGTACACCGCGTGTTCGTAGTGCCACAGGCTGCGCAGCCAGTCCGGCAGGATCGTCCAGGAGCCGCCCTTGCCGTCCGTGGCCGCCCAGTTGCGGTAGTAGCCGCCCGTGCCGTCGGTCGGGGAGAGGATCCAGCCGAGCCAGGACAGGACGTACGTGCCGATCGCGACCGGCACCGTCGAGACGAACGCCGGGAACACGTCCCGCTTCAGGACCGCGCGGTAGGGGCGCACGGCCCCGGCGACGCGACGGCCGCCCACGTCCCACAGGACGGTCATCAAGCAGAAGAAGACCATGATGTACAGGCCGTTCCACTTGGTCCCGAAGGCCAGGCCCAGGCAGAGACCGGCAGCCCAGCGCCAGGGCCGCCAGCCAAGGCGCAGGTTCTCGGCGACGTACACGTCCGGGCGGACGATCCCGTCCTCGTCCTTGGGCAGCGCGGCCGCGAGTTTCTCCCGCGCCTTGTCCCGGTCGATCAGGAAGCAGCCGAACGCGGCGAGCACGAAGAACATCAGGACCTGGTCGAGCAGCGCGGTGCGGCTCATCACGAAATGCAGACCGTCCACCGCGAGCAGCGCGCCCGCCAGACAGCCCAGGAACGTCGAGCGGAAGAGCCGCCGCCCGATCCTGCACAGCATCAGGACCGACAGGGTGCCGAGCACCGCCGTCATGAAGCGCCAGCCGAAGGGATCGAAGCCGAAGATCCACTCGCCGATGCCGATGACGTACTTGCCGACCGGCGGATGCACCACGTACGCGGCGTCCGTGGGGATCGTGACGTTCGATCCCTGCTCCAGGACGGTGTCGTTGACCTTCTCGGGCCAGTTGACCTCGAAGCCCCGGTGGATCAGCGCCCAGGCGTCCTTCGCGTAATACGTCTCGTCGAATATCACGGCCTTCGGGTTGCCGAGATTCCAGAACCGGGTGATCCCCGCGACGAGCGTGATCAGCAGCGGGCCGATCCAGCCGGACCACCGGACCAGTTGATCGGCGTAGCTCCTGGGCATGCCGATCGACGCCCACAGCCGGGGGCTCGGTTCGGTGTACGCGGGCACGAGCCGGGCCCGGACATCGGGAGTGGGCCCGGTGGTGCGCGCCACGTAACCGAAGCGGCGCAGCCTGTGCTGCCACGACGGCTGCTGCTCCTCGGCTGCCTGGCTTTGGCGGGTGTCCGGGGAAGACGCGGTACTGGTCACCGCGCCATCGTAGGGAACCCGACTGTGTGAGTCCCGTCCCCTGGCCCCTGCGAGGATGGAACCGTGACAGGAAGCGCTGATTCCCCCGGAAACCCGTCCCCCGGAAACACCTCCCCCGGAACCCTCGTCCTCGCGGGCACGCCCATCGGCGACGTCGCGGACGCCCCGCCGCGGCTCGCCACCGAGCTGGAATCGGCCGATGTGGTGGCCGCCGAAGACACCCGGCGGCTGCGCAGGCTCACCCAGGCGCTCGGCGTGCAGGTGGGCGGGCGGGTCGTCTCGTACTTCGAGGGCAACGAGACCGCGCGCACGCCCGAGCTCGTCGAGGCGCTGGTCGGCGGTGCGCGGGTGCTGCTCGTGACCGACGCGGGGATGCCGTCGGTCTCCGACCCCGGGTACCGGCTCGTCGCCGCGGCCGTGGAGAAGGACATCCGGGTCACCGCCGTGCCCGGCCCGTCCGCCGTGCTCACCGCGCTCGCGCTCTCGGGGCTTCCGGTGGACCGCTTCTGCTTCGAGGGCTTCCTGCCGCGCAAGGCGGGCGAGCGGCTCTCGCGGCTGCGCGAGGTGGCCGAGGACCGTCGCACTCTCGTCTACTTCGAGGCACCGCACCGGATCGACGACACCCTCGTCGCGATGGCTGAGGCGTTCGGCGACGAGCGCAGGGCGGCGGTCTGCCGCGAGCTGACCAAGACGTACGAAGAGGTCAAGCGCGGTTCGCTGAAGGACCTCGCGGAGTGGGCGGCCGACGGCGTACGCGGTGAGATCACCGTCGTCGTCGAGGGCGCACCCGAGAAAAGCCCAGGTGACCTGGGTCCGGAGGAGCTGGTGCGCAGGGTGCGGGTGCGCGAGGAGGCGGGGGAGCGACGCAAGGAGGCGATCGCCGCCGTCGCGGCCGATGCGGGGGTACCCAAGCGCGACGTGTTCGATGCGGTCGTGGCGGCAAAGAACGCGGCTCAGGCCGCCCCATCGGACGGCAAAGGACTATCGTAAAAAGCAAAGTGCGGGCCGCGCACCGGGCCTGAAGGCTATGGAAAGGCCAAATCGCCTTCAACTGTCGACAGGTCTGATGCGCTCGCTCCGGGAAAGGCGTCCACTGGTCAAAGGGGACGCACCCGTCCCCACGCTTCCGGCCGGGAGGAATCCCCGGCCCGGCAGCGCTTGTCCAGCGGACAAGAGGAGCTGGCATGAGTGAGATCGCCGACACCGGTCACGACACCACGGCGTCCACCGCGACATCCAGGACGAACACCGCTCACGAGTCGTACGCCTTCGCCTGTATGCGGTGCGGGCACGGTTGGGAACAGTCGTACGAGATCGAGCATCACGTGGACGGCAAGGGCAAGGAATTCGTGATGTACGTGGCGGACGGCCTGCATGTGCCGTCGCCCCTGACCCGGCCGACGTGCCTGAACTGCGACGGGCATGTCGTACGGATCATGCGGGCGGGGCAGGTGTCGTCGGTGCTCAACCTGATGCAGCGGCATCACGCGCCGCGCGCGGCGGCGGGGGACAAGTCCGAGTCCGGGGCCGAGTCCGAGGCCGAGTCCGGGGCCGATGCGGCGGAGACCCATGAGGCCAAGCATCACCACTGGCATCTGTCGGCGCTGCTGCATCCCTTCCACCACCGCAAGGCGGGATGACGGCTCTTTGAAGGCGGGATGACGGCTCTTTGGGTGGGCTGACGTCCCCTTCGTAGGGTCGGCTGACGTCCCCTTCGTAGGATCGGGGGCATGCCTTCCGACGCCAAGAACGCCGCGCCGCCGCTGCCCGAACCCCTGCGGGTTCCGGTCGCCGACTCCCACACCCACCTCGACATGCAGTCGGGGACGGTGGACGAGGGGCTCGCCAAGGCCGCGGCGGTGGGCGTGACGACGGTCGTCCAGGTGGGCTGCGACGTGCGGGGCTCGCGCTGGGCCGCCCAGACGGCCGCCGCGTACGAGAGCGTGCACGCCACCGTCGCCCTGCATCCCAACGAGGCGCCGCGCATCGTGCTCGGCGACCCCGACGGCTGGTCCCGGCAGGGGGCGCGCGAGGCGGGCGGCGAGGGCGCGCTCGACGCCGCGCTCGCCGAGATCGACAAGCTCGCCGCGTTGCCGCAGGTCAAGGGCGTGGGCGAGACCGGGCTCGACTACTTCCGCACAGGACCCGAGGGCAAGGCCGCCCAGGAGCGGTCCTTCCGCGCCCACATCGAGATCGCCAAGCGGCACGGCAAGGCCCTGGTCATCCACGATCGCGAGGCGCACGAGGATGTGCTGCGGGTCCTGAAGGAGGAGGGCGCTCCGGAGCGCACCGTCTTCCACTGCTACTCGGGCGACGCGGCGATGGCCCAAGTGTGCGCGGAGAACGGCTACTTCATGTCCTTCGCGGGCAACATGACGTTCAAGAACGCGCAGGGACTGCGGGACGCGCTGGCCGTCGCCCCGCTGGAGCTCGTGCTCGTGGAGACGGACGCGCCCTTCCTCACGCCCGCTCCCTACCGCGGACGGCCTAACGCGCCGTATCTCATTCCGGTCACATTGCGGGCCATGGCCGAGGTGCGCGGTATCGGCGAGGACGCCATGGCCGAGGCGACCTCGGTCAATACGGCGCGCGCATTTGATTACTGACCGATAACGCCCCTGGCCCCCTGGTTCAGGGCGGGTTCAGGGCTCGGTCGCGACACTGCGTAGTCGAGCTGCTTTGGAGAGTGACGATTGCTCCGCTAGGTTCTGGTCCGCCTCGCCCGATCCGGACCAGAACGAGAACGCTGGAGCGTCGTCGTGAGTCATGCGCCGCAGTACGAGACGTCTTATGGGGGCGGCACGACCTATGAGCCGGAGCCGGAGCCTGGGCTGTGGCCTGAGCAGGAGCTTGATGCCGGGGACTACTTCCCCCGGCAGGCCACCGGGGCCGTGCCCGACGGAGGGCGGGCCGAGGCGCGGCGGGCCGCCCGGCGGAAGAAGACGAAGCCGCGGTCGTCGAGCCCGCGGTCGGGCGGGCGGTCGAAGGGCTCGTCCCCTTCCGCCGGGCGGCCCGATACGTTCCGGCGGCTGCTGCCGCAGGCGCTGGTCGTCGCCTTCCTCGCGGGCGGTACCTCCGCCTTCGTCGCCAACGACAAGGCCGTGCGGCTGAGCGTCGACGGCGAGTCGCGGACCCTGCACACCTTCGCGGACGACGTGGGGGAGCTGCTCGAGGACGAAGGCGTGGACTTCGGCACGCACGACATCGTGGCGCCGACCGCGAGCACGGCCCTGGCCAGCGGCGACGAGATCGCCGTCCGCTACGGTCGGCCGGTCAAGCTCACCCTCGACGGGCAGCGGCGCGAGGTGTGGACGACGGCGCGCACGGTGGACGGCGCGCTGCGGCAGCTCGGGGTGCGGGCCGAGGGCGCCTATCTGTCGGCCTCGCGGAGCAAGCGGATCGAGCGGGACGGTCTTGATCTCGACGTACGGACCGAGCGCACCGTGACGATCATGGCGGACGGGCGTGAGCGGACCATCCGTACGAACGCGGCGACGGTGCGGGAGGCGGTCGCGGAGTCCGGGATCACCCTGAACGGCCAGGACACGACGTCCGTCGCGCCCGGCAGCTTCCCGCGCGACGGGCAGACGGTCACCGTCATGCGGATCTCCGGGCGCAAGGAGGTGCGGGAGGAGCCGATCCCGTTCGACGTGCAACGGACGGACGATCCGTCGCTGTTCGCCGGTACGGAGGTCGTGGAGCGGCAGGGCCACCAGGGGACCCGGCGGGTCACGTACGCGCTGCGGACGGTCAACGGCGTCAAGCAGAAGCCGCGGCGGGTGCGGTCGGAGGTGGTGCGGGAGCCGCAGACGCAGATCGTGAAGGTGGGGACGAAGCAGCTGCCGAATTCGGTGTCGGGCGCGGACGGCCTGAACTGGGGCTCGCTGGCGCACTGCGAGTCGGGCGGCCGCCCGAACGCGGTGGACGCGTCGGGGACGTACGGGGGCCTGTACCAGTTCGATACGCGGACGTGGCAGGGCCTTGGCGGGTCGGGTCGCCCGCAGGACGCTCCGGCGGAGGAACAGACGTTCCGCGCGAAGAAGCTGTACGTGCAGCGGGGGGCCAGTCCTTGGCCGCATTGTGGGGGGCGGTTGTAGGGGGGGGGCTGCTTCGGCTGCGGGGATGGTCCGTCTTGGGGGCGGGGCCGCGCCGGTATGTCCGTCCTCGCTATCGTCCGGTGGCCGATGGGCTACTGCGG
Protein-coding sequences here:
- a CDS encoding penicillin-binding transpeptidase domain-containing protein; its protein translation is MRKGVKVTLVGGVFAVMVGGAGYGAYNLVNGVTGGGGSPAAGPAAVKTGPPTSGEIGATTEKFFTAWAKGDAEEAASYTNNAEVASKILTGYREDAHLTKVKLTPGRATGTIVPFSVRATVSHKGKTKALAYDSELTVVRGETTGRALVDWDPSVVHPDLKRDDTLRTGEAAAPPIQAVDRHGTVLDKKDYPSLGPVLDQLRAKYGDKAGGTPGVELYVQHGDADDEAAGTETLLTLAKGKAGQLRTTLSAPAQRAAEKAVARHANSSVVAVRPSSGEVLAVANHRQDEFNAAFEGKMAPGSTMKIVSAATLIDKGVAKASGPAPCPDSATWQSRTVSNLPGLAPDENATLADSFARSCNTAFVKLVDEEGMTDGTLSEEAQNRFGLGLDWKVGIRTVDGSVPASGGGDRAMNMIGQGEVQMNPLNMASVTATAMTGAFRQPVIVAQGLDDRELAQADGLPASTVQQLRQMMNRTAVSGTGARAMAGLSGSIGAKTGSAEVDGQETPNSWFTGYRGDVAAAAVAQEGGHGGDTAGPIVAAVLAAGS
- a CDS encoding dolichyl-phosphate-mannose--protein mannosyltransferase; amino-acid sequence: MTSTASSPDTRQSQAAEEQQPSWQHRLRRFGYVARTTGPTPDVRARLVPAYTEPSPRLWASIGMPRSYADQLVRWSGWIGPLLITLVAGITRFWNLGNPKAVIFDETYYAKDAWALIHRGFEVNWPEKVNDTVLEQGSNVTIPTDAAYVVHPPVGKYVIGIGEWIFGFDPFGWRFMTAVLGTLSVLMLCRIGRRLFRSTFLGCLAGALLAVDGLHFVMSRTALLDQVLMFFVLAAFGCFLIDRDKAREKLAAALPKDEDGIVRPDVYVAENLRLGWRPWRWAAGLCLGLAFGTKWNGLYIMVFFCLMTVLWDVGGRRVAGAVRPYRAVLKRDVFPAFVSTVPVAIGTYVLSWLGWILSPTDGTGGYYRNWAATDGKGGSWTILPDWLRSLWHYEHAVYDFHVGLSSPHTYQSNPWSWIVDGRPVSYFYESPLPGKDGCPAGTAEKCAREVLALGTPMLWWAGAFALLYVLWRWVFRRDWRAGAIVCGIAAGYLPWFMYQERTIFFFYAVVFVPFLCLAVAMMIGAILGPPGSSERRRVVGAAASGVLVLLILWNFIWFWPIYTGQAIPIDSWRARMLLDTWV
- the rsmI gene encoding 16S rRNA (cytidine(1402)-2'-O)-methyltransferase; protein product: MTGSADSPGNPSPGNTSPGTLVLAGTPIGDVADAPPRLATELESADVVAAEDTRRLRRLTQALGVQVGGRVVSYFEGNETARTPELVEALVGGARVLLVTDAGMPSVSDPGYRLVAAAVEKDIRVTAVPGPSAVLTALALSGLPVDRFCFEGFLPRKAGERLSRLREVAEDRRTLVYFEAPHRIDDTLVAMAEAFGDERRAAVCRELTKTYEEVKRGSLKDLAEWAADGVRGEITVVVEGAPEKSPGDLGPEELVRRVRVREEAGERRKEAIAAVAADAGVPKRDVFDAVVAAKNAAQAAPSDGKGLS
- a CDS encoding TatD family hydrolase, whose product is MPSDAKNAAPPLPEPLRVPVADSHTHLDMQSGTVDEGLAKAAAVGVTTVVQVGCDVRGSRWAAQTAAAYESVHATVALHPNEAPRIVLGDPDGWSRQGAREAGGEGALDAALAEIDKLAALPQVKGVGETGLDYFRTGPEGKAAQERSFRAHIEIAKRHGKALVIHDREAHEDVLRVLKEEGAPERTVFHCYSGDAAMAQVCAENGYFMSFAGNMTFKNAQGLRDALAVAPLELVLVETDAPFLTPAPYRGRPNAPYLIPVTLRAMAEVRGIGEDAMAEATSVNTARAFDY
- a CDS encoding resuscitation-promoting factor translates to MSHAPQYETSYGGGTTYEPEPEPGLWPEQELDAGDYFPRQATGAVPDGGRAEARRAARRKKTKPRSSSPRSGGRSKGSSPSAGRPDTFRRLLPQALVVAFLAGGTSAFVANDKAVRLSVDGESRTLHTFADDVGELLEDEGVDFGTHDIVAPTASTALASGDEIAVRYGRPVKLTLDGQRREVWTTARTVDGALRQLGVRAEGAYLSASRSKRIERDGLDLDVRTERTVTIMADGRERTIRTNAATVREAVAESGITLNGQDTTSVAPGSFPRDGQTVTVMRISGRKEVREEPIPFDVQRTDDPSLFAGTEVVERQGHQGTRRVTYALRTVNGVKQKPRRVRSEVVREPQTQIVKVGTKQLPNSVSGADGLNWGSLAHCESGGRPNAVDASGTYGGLYQFDTRTWQGLGGSGRPQDAPAEEQTFRAKKLYVQRGASPWPHCGGRL